The Erythrobacter sp. HL-111 DNA segment CCGCATTTGGCAGAAACTCGATCGCGGGCCGCTCGAATAGCTCGCGATCGTCACGAAGGATCACACCCAGCGATGTCCAGCAGCCTCAAATGGAACGGCGACGCGATCACGAAGAAGATGCGCGCGGCAGTCAAAGAGGGCATGAACGCGACGATGGCGGATTGCGTCGTCCATGCGAAGAATAACCACACGTGGAAGAACGATCAGCACACCCTCGAACCCTCGATAGCGGTCGCCGAGTATGCTCATGATGTGCCGGGCGGCGCGAAGGGAGTGTGGGGCTCGCAGGATGTCGAATATGCGCTCATTCACGAGCTGGGCGGCGTCATCGTGCCGGTCCGGGCGAAGGCCCTGGCAATCCCCCAGCCGGACGGCAGTGTGCGGATGGTGCAATCCGTGACGATCCCTGCGAGGCCCTACCTCAGACCCGCCGCCGATGCTCAATATCCGAACCTCGTGAAGAACATTCGAAAGGCCTTCGAACAGCGTTCATGAGGCTTTGATCAGGGTCAAGTTCGAACGCCAATCCGACCGCGAAATTCCGGGCAAACCCGGACAATCCCGGTATTCAGCCTCCTTCAACGCCAATCTCTATGGTCCTCTCTACCGCGTTCCATCCGCCAGGTTTCGGGCGCGCGGCGGGTGTCCCTTGCCGTCCTTGCCCGGCATGATCGGCCACTTCCCTGCGGCCGGGCGCCGTTCCTCGACGCGGCGTCTAGCCCGACGCGACGGTCGCACCCAGCCAGTCCAGCGTCGCCGGATGGCCCGCATCGCAGTGCCACCCGAGGATCGCCGGCGTATCATAGGGATGGAGTTCGGCCAGACGCTCGATCAGCGCGGGGAGCGCGGCCGCGGTCGTCTTGAACAGCACGCCGACCTCTTCCTCGCTCGCGCGCGCGCCCTGCCATTCGAAGACCGATTCGACCGCGCCGAGGATGTTGGCGCAGGCGATCCGTCTTTCGGCGAGCAGCGTGCCCGCGATCGCGCGCGCGCTGTCGCGGTCGGGGAAGGGCGCGTAGGCGAGCGCCGCGGTCATGCGGCAGCGGCGGACCGGCGCCGCGCGATCCCGTCGACGTGCATCGCCCAGACCGTCGCGGCGACCGTCAGCGCGCCGACCAGCTGGTGCGCCGCGGCGACCCAGAGCGAAACCTCGGTCATGACGGTCGCGATGCCGAGCAGCACCATGGTCCCGAAGGCCGTGTGGACCGCGAGCGAGGCGCGCCGGTCGGCCTTGCGCACCCGCCGGGCGAGCCAGACGAGCGCGGCGACCGCGACCCACGCCCACCAGCGGTGCAGCCATTGCAGCAGGAAGGGATCGTGCGTCAGCGTCCAGACCACGCCCGAGGACCAGTCGATCGCGGGCACCAGCCGTCCGTTCATCAGCGGCCAGTCATAGGCGGCATGGCCCGCGTTGAGCCCGGCGACCCACGCGCCGAGCAGCAATTGCACGAACAGCACGAACGCGACCAGCGCGCTCCCGCCGGTCAGCGGGGCGGGCCGCGCCGCGGGGTCGCGCGCCAGCCGCCGCATGTCGAGCGCGGTCCACACCAGCCCGGCGAGCAGCGCGAGCGCGGTCAGAAGGTGGAGC contains these protein-coding regions:
- a CDS encoding phage morphogenesis protein, giving the protein MSSSLKWNGDAITKKMRAAVKEGMNATMADCVVHAKNNHTWKNDQHTLEPSIAVAEYAHDVPGGAKGVWGSQDVEYALIHELGGVIVPVRAKALAIPQPDGSVRMVQSVTIPARPYLRPAADAQYPNLVKNIRKAFEQRS
- the cutA gene encoding divalent-cation tolerance protein CutA, with translation MTAALAYAPFPDRDSARAIAGTLLAERRIACANILGAVESVFEWQGARASEEEVGVLFKTTAAALPALIERLAELHPYDTPAILGWHCDAGHPATLDWLGATVASG
- a CDS encoding COX15/CtaA family protein, translated to MATLAPTPDSARPAGAPPADGARARPLAIARWLFVTAGFVVCIVLVGGITRLTESGLSITEWNVASGVLPPLTEAQWEAEFAKYRATPEYRLEASVGGMSLADFKFIFFWEWFHRLLARAVGAVYALGLAWFWVKGAIPGGFKPRLVGLLALGGLQGLFGWLMVQSGLVGNMTDVSHFRLSLHLLTALALLAGLVWTALDMRRLARDPAARPAPLTGGSALVAFVLFVQLLLGAWVAGLNAGHAAYDWPLMNGRLVPAIDWSSGVVWTLTHDPFLLQWLHRWWAWVAVAALVWLARRVRKADRRASLAVHTAFGTMVLLGIATVMTEVSLWVAAAHQLVGALTVAATVWAMHVDGIARRRSAAAA